Genomic DNA from Microbacterium neungamense:
GGAGTCCGCCGGGGCCGCGCAGTCTGCGCAGTCGGCCCCTGGCACGGAGTCCGATCAGGCGGCATCCGGCCCTCACGCCGAGCCCGACGCCGAGGACGCGTCGCCGGCACCCGGCCGCGACGACGTGGTCCCTCCGCCGACGGAGATCCCGGCGGAGACGACCGCCTTCCCGGCGCCCGGGGCCTCGCCGGCGTACGCGCCGCCGGCATCCGGGGGGTATGCGGCGCCGGGCTACACCGCCCCGCCCGCTCCCGGCGCCGGGGTGCCCCCGTACGCGGGACCGGCGGCTCCGGGCTACCCGGGCGCCGCACCCGGCGGTCAGCCGCCCTACGCCGCACCCGGCGGTCAGCCGCCCTACGGGGCGGCCCCCGGCTACGGTGCGCCGGCGTACGCGACGGCCACCGCGCCCGGGCCGCAGAAGCAGCCGATCGTCGGGTATGTGGGGCTCGGCCTCGCCGTCGTCGGCACGATCCTGGCGTGCATCTTCATCACCTTCGGCCTCGGCGTCTTCGTGCTGTTCGCGGCGTTCGTGGTGTCGATCGTCGCCCTGTTCCTGAAGAACACCCGCAAGTGGCCCGCGATCACCGGCCTCGTCCTGTCGATCGTGGGCGGCATCGCCGGCACGATCCTGTTCCTCGTGATCGTCATCAGCACCGCCAGCCAGCTCGAGGACTTCGCGGACGGGTTGCCCAGCGCGCCGCCGATCGACGAGCCGGCCGAGACGGGTGAGGGCTCCGCCCCGGTCGAGGAGGGCGCCCTCGGCGAGCCGGTCGCCGTCGTGCAGATGGACGGCACCGCGGAGGTGACGATCCGCAGCGCCACCTGGGGCGTCGACAACGGCTCGGACATCGGCATCGACGCCGTCAACGGCGGCTACCTGATCCTCGACGTGCTGTGGGAGGGCGTCGAGGGCACCACGAACGCCAACCCGCTGTACTTCAGCGTCCTCGACGCCGAGGGCAACGAGGGCGACTTCGACTTCATGGTCGACGGCGCGCTGCCCGGCGACTCCGTGCAGAGCGGCGACCAGGTGGAGGGACTGGTGTCGTTCGACGTCGCCGAGTCGCCGTCGTACACCGTGATCATCACCGACGAGCTGCTGCAGGAGGTCGCGCGCGTCGACGTCACCGCGACGGCACGCTGACCCTCCCCCAGACGACGGATCCCCCGGGCGCCGGCCCGGGGATCCTCGCGTTTCGGACGGGTGTCTCAGTCCTCGCTCTTGCGCTTGCGCCAGCGGATGCCGGCCGAGATGAACCCGTCCAGGTCGCCGTCGAACACGGCGGCGGGGTTGCCGGACTCGTGGCCGGTGCGCAGGTCCTTGACGAGCTGCTGGCCGTAGAGGAAGTAGGAGCGCATCTGGTCGCCCCAGCTCGCGGTGATGTTCCCGGCGAGCTCCTTCTTCTTCGCCGCCTCCTCCTCCTTCTGCAGGAGCAGCAGGCGGGTCTGCAGCACGCGCATGGCGGCGGCGCGGTTCTGGATCTGCGACTTCTCGTTCTGCATCGACACGACGATGCCGGTCGGGAGGTGGGTGATGCGCACCGCGGAGTCGGTGGTGTTCACCGACTGCCCGCCCGGGCCCGAGGAGCGGAACACGTCGACGCGGATGTCGCCCTCCGGGATCTCCACCTCGGTGGCCTCCTCCATCAGCGGGATGACCTCGACGGCGGCGAAGGAGGTCTGCCGCTTATCGGCGGACCCGAACGGGCTGATCCGCGCGAGGCGGTGCGTGCCGGCCTCCACCGACAGGGTGCCGAACGCGTAGGGGGCGTCCACTTCGAAGGTGGCCGACTTGATGCCGGCGCCCTCGGCATAGGAGGTGTCCATGACCTTGACCGGGTAGCCGTGCTGCTCCGCCCAGCGCAGGTACATCCGCATCAGCATCTCGGCGAAGTCGGTGGCGTCGTCGCCGCCGGCGCCGGAGCGGATCGTGATGATCGCGGCGCGGTCGTCGTACTCGCCGTCGAGCAGCGTCTGCACCTCGAGCTGGTTGATGGTCTCGGTCAGCGCGGCGAGCTCGGCACGCGCCTCGGCGGCGGACTCCTCGTCCTGCATCTCGTTGGCGAGACCGACGAGCACCTCGAGGTCGTCCAGGCGCTGCTCGACCTCGGTCACCCGCTTCAACTCGGCCTGCTTGTGGCTGAGCGCGCTGGTCACCTTCTGCGCCTTCTCGGGATCGTCCCAGAGGTCGGGCGCGCCGGCCTCCTCGCTGAGGCGCGCGATGTCCTCGCGCAGGGAGTTCACGTCGACGACCTCACGGATGTCGCCGAATGTCTGTCGCAGGGCCTGGATGTCGGCGGAGAGATCGAGTTCGAGCATGGCACTCCAGCCTATCGCGCCGCCGCTCCCCCGCGCCGCGCCCGGTCGCGGGTAGCGTGTGGGGCGTGACCACATCCGCGGCGACCGTCCTGCGCAGCTTCGGGCCGATGGTGTACGCGCCCACGGTGCTGTTCTCGCTGGGCGAGGGAGCGGTCATCCCGCTGATCCCGGTGCTGGCCACGCAGCTGGGCGCCGGCGTCGCGGGCGCGGCGCTCGTGGCTTCCGCTCTCGTCGTCGGGCAGCTGTGCGGCAACCTGCCCGCCGGGTGGGCGGTGGCGAGGATCGGCGAGCGGATGACGATGGCGGTGGCGGGCCTGGTCGCCATGCTCGCCGCGACCGGGATGCTCCTCGCGCCGGCGCTGGGCCTGTTCACCGCGGCGGTGTTCCTGCTCGGGTTCTGCGCCGCCGCGTTCGGGCTGGCGCGGCACGCGTTCATGACGACGCGGGTGCCGCCGCGATTCCGCGCGCGCGCGCTGTCGCTGCTGGGCGGCAGCTTCCGGCTCGGGATCTTCGTCGGCCCGTTCGTCGCGGCCGCGCTGATCGGGCTGTTCGGCGGCGAGCGCTCCTCGATCTGGTTCCTGCTGGCGTGCCTCGCGGTCATGGTGGTGCTCGTCCTGGTCGGGCCGGACCCGGAGAAGAGCGCTCCGCCGATCACGAAACCCACCGACACGCCGTCCGAGGAGGACTCGGGCGAGCCGGTGAGCGGCTCCATCCCGACCGTGGCGCGGCACGGCGTGTTCCGCACGATGTGGGAGTACCGCGCGGTGCTCTCCCGGCTCGGGCTGGCCGCGGCGTCCCTGTCGGCGGTGCGGTCGGCGCGTCAGGTGGTGCTGCCGCTGTGGGGTGTGACGCTGGGCCTCGACGCCGAGACGATCGCCCTCGTCGTCGGCGTCTCGGGGGCGATCGACTTCGCACTGTTCTACGCCAGCGGCCAGGTGATGGACCGGTTCGGCCGGTTGTGGGCGGCGATGCCGGCCATGCTGCTGATGGGGTCGGCGTTCCTGGTGCTCGCCGTCACCCACGCCCTCGACGCGGGGATGCTGTGGTTCGGCATGATGGCGGCGGTGCTCGGTGTCGGCAACGGCCTCTCCAGTGGCATCCTGCTCACCCTCGGCGCGGACCTCGCGCCGACGCGGACCCCGGCGCCGTTCCTCGGATCGTGGCGCACGCTGACGGATGCCGGCGGCGCCGTGGCGCCGCTGATCGTCTCGGCGGTGACCGCGATCGCGTCGCTGCCGGTGGCTGCCGGGACGATGGGCGGCCTGGCCCTGCTCGGCGCCGCCGGCTTCCTGCGCTGGATCCCCCGCTACGTCCCGCGCCGAGACTGACAGGTCTATTCGAGGGCGGTGCGGGTGGTCGCGGTGGCCTCCAGCGGCACCCCGGCGGGCACGAACGCGGAGACGAGGGGCGGATGCCAAGCGGCGCCCACCGTGACCCGAGCCGAGACGCCGTCGGGGGTGCCGGCGGCGAGGAGCGCGACCCCGGGTGCGGTGCCGGCGATGACGGCGGCGGCCTGCTCCTGCACGCCCGCGTCGGTGAGCTCGGCGCGGACGGCGCCGCCCTCCACCTGCAGCGTGAAGCCGTCGGCGCCGGCCAGCGCCGCGGCGTCGGCGACCGCGTCCAGCCGCTTCTGCGCGATGTAGAGATCGGTCGCGCAGACGCAGACGAGCACCACCGCGACGGCGAGCAGCACGTAGCCGAGGATCAGGGGCAGGATGCTGCCGTCCTCGTCGCGTCCGAGCGCCGGCCGGAGCCGCATCATCCGCTCCCCCACAGTCGCGAGATCTTCTGCGCCGCCTGCGCCTCGATCGGGATGGAGGCGAGCCGGTCCAGGCCGAACAGCGGCGGCAGGAGCGGCAGGCTCACCCGCGTCCGCACAGTCACCACGACCACGGCCCCGGCATCCGGGCACGGGTCGGTCGCCGGCGCGCAGGACATCGACACCTGCACGGCATCCGCCTCCATGCCGTACTCGCGGACGACGCTCGCCAGCACGGCGTCGCCGCGGGCGGCGGCGGTCTCGGCATCCGGCGCCTGCCCGATCACGCGGGCGGTGTGTCGGGCGGCGGCCTCGGCCCCGAGCGTCTGCTCCTGCACGGCGCCGAGCGTGATCACGAGGTACACCAGCGGAACCAGCAGCAGCAGTCCGACGACGATGAACTCCAGCGCAGCGGAGCCCTCCTCTCCTCGCGCCCGCGCGTTCACCCGCTCCTCATTCCCCGCCGAGGGTCTCGACCGGTGCACGCCCCTCCACCTCCAGTCCGTACGGGATGCCGATGAGCCCCAGGACGGGGAGCGTGGTGCGCACGCGCACCACGACGGTCGGATGCCCGAGCGCGGTGTCCTCCCCGACCGTGACGTCCTGCGCGTACTCGGCGCCGATCGCCCGCTCGATCACCGCCCGGGTGCGGGCGACGCCCTCCGCGGGTGCGGTGTCGGCGAGCGCGGCATGATGCGCGCCCTCGACGGCGGCGTCGTGCACGACGTTGCGGACGTACACGGCGAACGCGACCTGCAGCACGGCCAGGGTGAGGGCGGTGAGCAGCGTCCCGACGAGCACGAACTCGACCGGGGTGGAACCCCGGTCGTCGCCGAGCATCCGCCGCCGCATCGCGCTCAGAGCCCGGAGACCCGGCCGATCGCCTGCTCGAACAACGACACCAGCGCGGGGCCGGCGACCGCCCAGATCACGACGACCAGGGCGGCGGTCATCAGGGTGACCAGCACCCAGCCGGGCACGTCACCGCGCTCGTCCTGAAAGGTCTCTCGGGCGCTCGCGCGGAGGGCGGCGTACCATCGTCCGATCGTCGACATGGGCAGCTCCTTGGGTCGGGGCTCAGCCGAGGCCGAGCCGGAGGATGAACAAACCGGGGTACACCGCGAACAGCACGGAGAGCGGGAGGATCAGGAACACCAGGGGCAGGAGCATCAGGATCTCCTTGTGCCCGGCCTGCTCGATGAGCACGCGCTTGGCCTCGTCCCGGGCATCCGCCGCCTGCGCGTGCAGCACCGCCGCCAGCGGTGCTCCATGCTCGAGGGCGGCGACGACCTGGTCCACCGCGCGGGTGAGGCCGGGCAGGCGCAGCCGTGCCGCGAGCTCGCCGAGGGCGTCCGCGAGCGGCGAGCCGGTGTGCACCGCGAGCACCGAGCGGCGCAGCTCCGCGGTGAGCTCGCCCGTGCCGATCGCGGACACCCGGCGAAGCGCGTCGAGCAGGGACTCCCCCGCCGACAGGCACAGAGCGAGGAACTCCAGGGTGGTCGGCAGCTCGTCAGCGAGACGCGCCCGGCGGGCACGGGCCCGGCCGCTCAGCCGCAGGTCGCAGCCCACCGCCGCCCCCGCCGCGAGGAGGACGGGCAGCAGGGCCGCCAGCGGCGTCATCCGCCCGCCGACCGCGAGAGCCACCACGACGAGGGCCCCGGCGACCAGCCCGCCGACCGCCCAGGCGAGCTGCCGGCCGCGGAAAGCCGCCGGAGTGCTGTCGATCCCGGCCTGCGCCAAGCGCAGCCGGAGCTCGTCGCCGCCGCCCAGCATCCGTTCGAAGCCCTCGCGCACCCGCGTCCACAGCCACCGGCCCGGCATGCGCATCACACCCGGGGCGGGGAGGATGCCCGGCGGCAGCAGCTCGTCGGGCACGGCGTCGCGCACGTAGGGGGCGATGCGGCGCTCCAGCGGAAGAGCCCGCCAGCGCGGCAGCGCGGACAGCAGGACGATCAGCCCTGCGGCGAGCGCGCCGCCGAGTAGGACGGCGATCGCGAGATCGGTGACCGCCCTCATCCGAACCACCGCTCCGGCTCGGGCAGGCGACCGATCCGCAGCATGATGCGGAAGGCGACGAAGGACACGACCGCGCCGACCGCGATCACGATCACGCCCTCCGGGCTGGCGTACGCGTCGCGCCCTTCCGGGCGCAGAGCCAGGAGCCCGAGGATGACCCAGGGAGCCACCGCGCCGAGCACGGCGGCGCCGCGGATCCAGGACTGCCGCGCCTCCACCTCGCCGCGCAGTGCCGCATCCGCGCGGACCGAGGACGACAGCGCGCGCAGCACCGTGGTGAGCTCCGTGCCGCCCACCTGTCTGGCCATCCGCAGCGTCTCCAGGATGCGATCGGCGATCGGGTCGGCCAGCGCCGCCTTCAGCCGGTCGAGGCTGGTCTCGAAGCGGCCGGTCGCCTGAAGATCGCGGGCGAACACCGCGAAGGCGGGCCGTACGGCGGGAGGGGCGGAGTCGGCAAGGCTGGCGACCGCATCCGGCAGCGGGAGCCCGACGCGGATGGCCGCGACGAGCAGGTCGCACACGTCCGGCCACAGCTGGCGGCGCGCCTTGCGCAGGCGCAGCCGCCGCCCGCGCAGGTGCAGAACGGGCGCGGCGCCGCCGGCGAGGCCGGCGACCGCGGCGAGCGCGGGGATGGCGGTGAGCAGCCAGACCACGGATGCCGCCAGCAGCGCCGCGGCGACCATCACCGCGATCAGGGTGCGCGGGGCCGCCCGCGGGAATCCGGCCTCCTCGAGCAGCCGGGCGAGACGGCCGCGCCGCGACGGGCGCTCGGCTCTCGCCGCGAGCGGCCACAGCCAGGGCGAGACGCACAGCAGCAGGCCGGCGCCGAGCAGGGTGCCCACGAGGAGTGTCATGCGGGCGCTCCGGCACGGTACACGTCGCGCGTGACGATCCGCCCGTCGACGACCTCGCCGGTCGGCGCGACCACTTCGGTCACCCGCCGGCCGCCGTCTGGTTCGCGGGTGCAGTGCACGACGTAGGAGATCGCCCCGGCCAGCGCGGGGGCGATGAAGGCGCGGTCGATGTTGCGGCCGGCCAGCAGCGGGAGCAGGGCGAGCTTCTCGAGCGCCTCCACCGCGGAATTGGCGTGCACCGTGCCGGCCGCGGGCACGCCGGTGTTGAGCGCGAGCACCAGGTCGAGCGCCTCCGCGTCGCGCACCTCGCCGACGACGAGGCGCTCCGGGCGCATCCGCAGTGCCTCCTTCACGAGCCGGCGCAGCGTGATCTCCCCGGTGCCCTCCAAGCTCGCCTGCCGCCCCTGCAGGGCGACGACGTCGGGACCCTCGACGGCCAGCTCGAACGTCTCCTCGACCGTGATGATCCGCTGCCGGTCCGCGCAGGAGGCGAGGAGCGCCCCGAGCAGCGTGGTCTTGCCGGCGTGTGTGGCGCCGGAGACGATGATGCTCCGCCCCTCCAGCAGCGCCCGGTGCAGCAGCTCGGCCACCTCGGCGGGCACGGAGCCCTGGGCGACGAGCGACTCCAGGCTTCGGTGCCGGCGGAGGAACTTGCGGATGTTCACCGCCCACGATCCGCGGACGACGTCGGCGATCGCGACGTGCAGGCGGGAGCCGTCCGGGAGGGATGCGTCGACGAACGGCTGGCTGATGTCCACCCGACGGCCGGTGGAGTGCAGCATCCGCTCGACGAGATCGCGCAGCGTCGCCTCCGTGAGCGGCAGGTCGATCCTCTCGCTGACCCCGCCGCGCGCGACGAAGACGCGATCCGGACCGTTCATCCAGATCTCCTCGATGTCGGGGTCGTCCAGCAGCGGCTGCAGCACCCCGAAGCCGGACACGGCCGCCAGCACGTCGCGGACACACGCCGCCTCGTCGTCGATCATGGCGTGGCCGCGGGCGAGTGCCAGGTCGTTGTGCCGGCGCACTTCGGCCTGGGCGATGCGGCGCGCCTGCTCCGGCGCCGCCGACGGGTCGGTGTTCTCCAGGCGCAGCCGCCGCCGCACGCTCTCGGCGACGAGGACGGACGGATGACTCACGCGGGCATCATGACAGAACGGCGGCGACGGCCGCGGAAGTTATCCACACCCCGTCCGCGGCCGGCGCTACCCTCCCGGTATGACGCCGTACGAGATCAGCTCGCTGTGGGCCCAGTGGGTCGGGTCCATCGCCGGGGCGAGACCTGGCTGCTGGTGAACGAGGGCACGGTGCCCGCGCTCGACGTGCACGTGGAAGGCCTCACCGAGCTCGACCGCCGGCGCCTGAGCGCCGCGCCGCGGCCGCTGCTCGCGCCGGGCGAGGCGGTGGAGTTCACGCTGGTCTCCCGGCTCACCCTGTCCGGACCGGCGAACGTCGTCGTCACCTACCGCCTCGACGGGGACGGCGCGGAGCGGCGCCGGGTGCTGCAGGTGCCCTCCGCCTAGCGGCGCGGCCGTCCACCGGCTTCGCGGACGGCGCGAGGATCCCGGTCAGCAGGAGGATCCCGGTCAGTAGACTGAACGGACCGCGCGGGAGTGGTGAAACTGGCAGACACGCAGGATTTAGGTTCCTGTGCCTTCGGGCGTGTGGGTTCGAGTCCCACCTTCCGCACGAGCGTCGGGGGCGCAGGCTTCCCGCTGACGCCGCCCACCGCCGACCTCTGACACGACGGGACGTCATGCTTCACACCGCTCTGCAGGCGCCGACGGCGCTGATCCCCTGGCTCGATCCTGAGACGATCATCGGCGCGGCAGGTCCCTGGGCCCTGCTGGTGGTGTGCTTCATCGTGTTCGCCGAGACCGGTCTGCTCGTCGGCTTCCTGCTGCCCGGCGACACCCTGCTGGTCATCTCCGGTCTGCTCGCCCACGCGCAGTCGTACGCCCCGAACGGGGTGTTCGGCATCAGCGTGTGGTGGGTGGCGCTGCTGATCGGCCTGGCGGCCTTCGTCGGCGGAGAGGTCGGCTACCTGATCGGCCACAAGGGCGGCCCTGCGGTGTTCGAGCGCAAGGAGTCCGGCCTGTTCAGCCGCAAGAACGTCGAGCGCACCAACGCGTTCTTCGAGCGGTTCGGCGGCATCACGATCATCCTCGCCCGCTTCGTGCCCATCGTCCGCACCTTCGCGCCGGTCGCCGCCGGCGTCGGCCACATGCACAAGGGCAAGTACACCCTCTACAACCTCATCGGCGCCGTGCTGTGGGGCTTCGGGCTGACCATGTTCGGCTACGTGATCGGGTTCATCCCGCCGGTGGCATGGTTCGTCAAGGAGTACATCGATCTGATCCTGCTCGCCGCGGTCGGCGGCACCGCCGTCGTCACGCTCTGGCACTACCTCGTCGAGCGGCACAAGGCGAAGAAGGCCGCGGCGGCCGGGGAGGACGTGATCGTGGACCGCGAGGAGGCCGCTCACCTCGCCCTCGACCCGGAGGTGTTCGAGCGGGCCCCCGACCTCGACGGCGACGGCAAGCGCTGAGCCGCCGCCTGCAGCCCACGTCGGAGGCTCAGCCGGCCTTCTTCTTGCCCTTCTTCGCCGGCGCCCCGGACTCCTTCGACTCCTTGCCGCCGGCATCCTTCCGCGCGGCCTTGGACTTCTCCACGCTCGCGCGCAGCGCCTCCATCAGGTCGATGACCTCGCCGCCCTTCTCCTCGCCCTCCTCGGCGAAGGTCTCGGCGACGTCGAAGCCCTCGCCGGCCTCGATCTTGGCGTCGATGAGGGTGCGCAGCTCCTTCTGGTACTCGTCGACGTACTCATCCGGGTCGAAGTCGCTGGAATAGCTGTCCACGAGCGAGGCCGACAGCTCGAGCTCCTTCTTGCTGATCGTCACGTCCTCCTCGAGGGCCGGGAAGGATGCCTCGCGCACCTCGTCCGCCCAGAGCAGGGTCTGCAGCACGAGCACGTTCCCGCGCACCCGCAGCGCCGCCAGCCGGGTCTTCTGCCGCAGCGTGAACCGCACGATCGCGGTGCGATCGGTCTGCTCCAGGGTCTTCCGCAGCAGCACGTACGCCTTGGGCGACTTCGAGTCCGGCTCCAGGTAGTACGCCCGGTCGAGCGTGAGCAGGTCGACCTGGTCGCTGGGCACGAACTCGACCACGTCGATCTCCCGGCTCTTCTCGGCCGGCAGCGCGTCGAGGTCCTCCTTGGTGATCACGATGGTGCGCCCGTCGTCGACGTAGGCGCGGTCGATGTCGGCGTAGGGGACCGTCTCGCCGCACACCTCGCAGGTGCGCTGGTAGCGGATGCGGCCGCCGTCCTTGGCGTGCACCTGATGCAGCGGCACGTCGTGGTCCTCCGTCGCCGAGTACACCTTCACCGGCACGTTCACCAGGCCGAAGGTCAGCGCGCCCTTCCAGATGCTTCTCATCACACCAGTAGACACCAGGCACACCTTTCACGACCAGGGGGTTGCGCACGGCGGATACGCTGGCGGCATGGCATCCGGCGGGCAGGTCGTGCAGATCGACGGGCGCCGCCTGCGCGTGACCAATCTCGACAAGATCGTCTACCCCGAGACCGGCACCACCAAGGGCGAGGTGATCGCCTACTACACGCGGATCGCCCCGGTGATGCTCCCGCACGTCCGCGGTCGTCCGGCGACGCGCAAGCGGTGGGTGGACGGCGTGGGGACGACGGATGCCCCGGCCGAGGCGTTCTTCACCAAGCAGCTCGAGCAGGGCGCCCCGGACTGGATCCGGCGGATGCCGATCGAGCACTCCGACGGGCCGAAGGAGTACCCGCTCATCGAGGACGTCCCCACCCTGGTGTGGATGGCGCAGATGGCGGCCCTGGAGCTGCACGTGCCGCAGTGGCGGTTCACCGCCTCGGGCGGACGGGGCCGTCCCGATCGCATGGTGCTCGACCTCGATCCCGGCCCGGAGGTCGGGTTGCCCGAGTGCGCCGAGGTGGCGCGGCTGGCCCGCGGCATCCTGACCGGGATGGGGCTGGAGCCGATGCCGGTCACCAGCGGCAGCAAGGGCATCCACCTCTACTGCCGGCTGCCCACGAGCGAGGACGGCACCGGCCTGCAGACCAGCGACGAGGTCTCCGCGGTGGCGAAGGAGCTGGCCCGGCTGATCGAGGCGGACCACCCCGACCTGGCGACGCACGTGATGGCGAAGTCCGCGCGCGGCGGAAAAGTGTTCATCGACTGGAGCCAGAACAGCGCGTCGAAGACGACCATCGCGCCGTACTCGCTGCGCGGCCGCGCGCACCCCTGGGTCGCGGCGCCGCGCACGTGGGAGGAGCTGGACGACCCCGAGCTCGCGCACCTCTCGTTCGGCGAGGTGCTGGACCGGGTGGATGCCGGGATCGACCCGTTCGCCTCCCTCGCCCCGCCGTCCACCGCCCTCTCCTCGTATCTGGCCAAGCGCGACGCGTCGAAGACGCCGGAGCCCATGCCGCGGACGGCATCCGCCGGCGGCTCAGGCGCCCCGCGGTTCGTCATCCAGGAGCACCACGCCTCACGGCTGCACTACGACCTGCGCATCGAGCGCGACGGGGTGCTGATCAGCTGGGCGGTGCCGAAGGGGGTGCCGGAGACCTCGGATCGCAATCATCTGGCCGTGATGACCGAGCCGCATCCGCTGGAGTACCTCACCTTCGAGGGGGAGATCCCGAAGGGCGAGTACGGGGCGGGCACCATGACGCTGTGGGACACCGGCACGGTGGCACTGGAGAAGTGGCGCGACGACGAGGTGATCGGCACCTTCACCGGCCGCCCCGGCGGGCGGCTGGGGTCGGTGCGGCTGGCGCTCATCCGCACCGAGGGCAGCGGGGAGAAGTCGCAGTGGCTCCTCCACCGCATGAAGGACCCGCACGGGCATCCGACGGCCCACCCGGGCGAACCCCCGTCGGCCCCCGAGCCTGTCGCCGGGTCCGCGGCCACGCACGGCGACGCTTCGACGGGCTCAGCGTCCGGAGGCTCGGCGTCCGGAGGCGACGCTTCGACGGGCTCAGCGTTCGCAGGCTCGGCGTCCGGAGACAAGCCCACCCTCGCGACGCTCGAGCCGATGCTGGCCGAGGCGGGGACGCCCGGCCTCGCCCGCGCCCTCGGGGATCCGGCCTGGGCGGAGATCAAGTGGGACGGCATCCGCGCCCTCGGCACGTGGCGGGACGGGCGGATGCGGCTGCACGCCCGCCGCGGCACCGACATCACCGCCCGCTACCCCGAGCTCACCGCCGACGGCGCCCCTCTCCTGCCCGCCGACGAGGCGGTCGTGGACGGCGAGATCGTCGCCTTCGACGCGGCCGGACGCCCCAGCTTCGCCCGGCTGCAGAACCGGATGCACCTGACCCGGCCTCGGGAGATCGAGCGCGAGGTGGTGCGCACGCCCGTCGTGTACCTGCTGTTCGACCTGCTGCGGCTGAACGGGCACGAGCTCACCGGGATGCCGCTGCGGCAGCGCCGGGAGCTGCTCGAACAGGTCGCCGCCGATCTCGACGCCCCGGTGCAGGTCGCCCCGGTGTTCGACGACATCGACGCGGCGCTGGACGCCAGCCGGCAGTACGGTCTGGAGGGGGTGGTCGCCAAGGACCCCGCCTCCCGCTACCGGCCGGGCGTGCGGTCGTCGGCGTGGCTGAAGCTCAAGCACACCCGCACCCAGGAGGCGGTGATCGTGGGCATCCGTCCCGGGCAGGGCAACCGGCAGGGCACGATCGGGTCGCTGCTGCTGGCCGTGCCGGAGGAGGATGCCGGCACGCTCCGGCTGCGCTATGTGGGCAAGGTGGGCAGCGGGTTCACCGAACGGATGCTGGCCGACCTGTCCGCCCGCCTTGAGCCGCTGCGCACGCCGGCCCCGGCGGTGCCGGACGTGCCTCGACCGGAGGCGAAGGACGCGCAGTGGGTGCG
This window encodes:
- a CDS encoding type II secretion system F family protein translates to MRAVTDLAIAVLLGGALAAGLIVLLSALPRWRALPLERRIAPYVRDAVPDELLPPGILPAPGVMRMPGRWLWTRVREGFERMLGGGDELRLRLAQAGIDSTPAAFRGRQLAWAVGGLVAGALVVVALAVGGRMTPLAALLPVLLAAGAAVGCDLRLSGRARARRARLADELPTTLEFLALCLSAGESLLDALRRVSAIGTGELTAELRRSVLAVHTGSPLADALGELAARLRLPGLTRAVDQVVAALEHGAPLAAVLHAQAADARDEAKRVLIEQAGHKEILMLLPLVFLILPLSVLFAVYPGLFILRLGLG
- a CDS encoding TadE family protein — translated: MNARARGEEGSAALEFIVVGLLLLVPLVYLVITLGAVQEQTLGAEAAARHTARVIGQAPDAETAAARGDAVLASVVREYGMEADAVQVSMSCAPATDPCPDAGAVVVVTVRTRVSLPLLPPLFGLDRLASIPIEAQAAQKISRLWGSG
- a CDS encoding DUF2510 domain-containing protein: MSVPAGWYDDGSGRQRWWDGTQWTEHFAPEQPQTQEAQTPQAQPASESAEAAASAESAESAESAGAAQSAQSAPGTESDQAASGPHAEPDAEDASPAPGRDDVVPPPTEIPAETTAFPAPGASPAYAPPASGGYAAPGYTAPPAPGAGVPPYAGPAAPGYPGAAPGGQPPYAAPGGQPPYGAAPGYGAPAYATATAPGPQKQPIVGYVGLGLAVVGTILACIFITFGLGVFVLFAAFVVSIVALFLKNTRKWPAITGLVLSIVGGIAGTILFLVIVISTASQLEDFADGLPSAPPIDEPAETGEGSAPVEEGALGEPVAVVQMDGTAEVTIRSATWGVDNGSDIGIDAVNGGYLILDVLWEGVEGTTNANPLYFSVLDAEGNEGDFDFMVDGALPGDSVQSGDQVEGLVSFDVAESPSYTVIITDELLQEVARVDVTATAR
- the prfB gene encoding peptide chain release factor 2, giving the protein MLELDLSADIQALRQTFGDIREVVDVNSLREDIARLSEEAGAPDLWDDPEKAQKVTSALSHKQAELKRVTEVEQRLDDLEVLVGLANEMQDEESAAEARAELAALTETINQLEVQTLLDGEYDDRAAIITIRSGAGGDDATDFAEMLMRMYLRWAEQHGYPVKVMDTSYAEGAGIKSATFEVDAPYAFGTLSVEAGTHRLARISPFGSADKRQTSFAAVEVIPLMEEATEVEIPEGDIRVDVFRSSGPGGQSVNTTDSAVRITHLPTGIVVSMQNEKSQIQNRAAAMRVLQTRLLLLQKEEEAAKKKELAGNITASWGDQMRSYFLYGQQLVKDLRTGHESGNPAAVFDGDLDGFISAGIRWRKRKSED
- a CDS encoding MFS transporter; amino-acid sequence: MVYAPTVLFSLGEGAVIPLIPVLATQLGAGVAGAALVASALVVGQLCGNLPAGWAVARIGERMTMAVAGLVAMLAATGMLLAPALGLFTAAVFLLGFCAAAFGLARHAFMTTRVPPRFRARALSLLGGSFRLGIFVGPFVAAALIGLFGGERSSIWFLLACLAVMVVLVLVGPDPEKSAPPITKPTDTPSEEDSGEPVSGSIPTVARHGVFRTMWEYRAVLSRLGLAAASLSAVRSARQVVLPLWGVTLGLDAETIALVVGVSGAIDFALFYASGQVMDRFGRLWAAMPAMLLMGSAFLVLAVTHALDAGMLWFGMMAAVLGVGNGLSSGILLTLGADLAPTRTPAPFLGSWRTLTDAGGAVAPLIVSAVTAIASLPVAAGTMGGLALLGAAGFLRWIPRYVPRRD
- a CDS encoding TadE/TadG family type IV pilus assembly protein, with the translated sequence MLGDDRGSTPVEFVLVGTLLTALTLAVLQVAFAVYVRNVVHDAAVEGAHHAALADTAPAEGVARTRAVIERAIGAEYAQDVTVGEDTALGHPTVVVRVRTTLPVLGLIGIPYGLEVEGRAPVETLGGE
- a CDS encoding type II secretion system F family protein yields the protein MTLLVGTLLGAGLLLCVSPWLWPLAARAERPSRRGRLARLLEEAGFPRAAPRTLIAVMVAAALLAASVVWLLTAIPALAAVAGLAGGAAPVLHLRGRRLRLRKARRQLWPDVCDLLVAAIRVGLPLPDAVASLADSAPPAVRPAFAVFARDLQATGRFETSLDRLKAALADPIADRILETLRMARQVGGTELTTVLRALSSSVRADAALRGEVEARQSWIRGAAVLGAVAPWVILGLLALRPEGRDAYASPEGVIVIAVGAVVSFVAFRIMLRIGRLPEPERWFG
- a CDS encoding pilus assembly protein TadG-related protein, which gives rise to MMRLRPALGRDEDGSILPLILGYVLLAVAVVLVCVCATDLYIAQKRLDAVADAAALAGADGFTLQVEGGAVRAELTDAGVQEQAAAVIAGTAPGVALLAAGTPDGVSARVTVGAAWHPPLVSAFVPAGVPLEATATTRTALE
- a CDS encoding CpaF family protein; amino-acid sequence: MSHPSVLVAESVRRRLRLENTDPSAAPEQARRIAQAEVRRHNDLALARGHAMIDDEAACVRDVLAAVSGFGVLQPLLDDPDIEEIWMNGPDRVFVARGGVSERIDLPLTEATLRDLVERMLHSTGRRVDISQPFVDASLPDGSRLHVAIADVVRGSWAVNIRKFLRRHRSLESLVAQGSVPAEVAELLHRALLEGRSIIVSGATHAGKTTLLGALLASCADRQRIITVEETFELAVEGPDVVALQGRQASLEGTGEITLRRLVKEALRMRPERLVVGEVRDAEALDLVLALNTGVPAAGTVHANSAVEALEKLALLPLLAGRNIDRAFIAPALAGAISYVVHCTREPDGGRRVTEVVAPTGEVVDGRIVTRDVYRAGAPA